Proteins from a single region of Vanessa cardui chromosome 13, ilVanCard2.1, whole genome shotgun sequence:
- the LOC124534731 gene encoding uncharacterized protein LOC124534731, which translates to MVGNETYKSNGDTHTEIGQDLKDINKINSIKLEINKEIVPHYTKDDSPPGERVKFEGLEDLDSIFSEEDADKLPPIPDGGWGWVVVFAAFLTSACADGLAYSFGILHEEFTNYFNESQSKTSLIGSLFISIPLISGPIMSALVDRYGCRVMTMVAALLSTVGFLLAALSNSVEMLCLTLGVISGLAMGIFYVTSVVAVAFWFDKRRTLAVSIASCGIGFGTLIYSPLTDFFIQLYDWRNTLVLLAGTILNVCVCGALMRDPDWIIIKERREKKQAKTRSRKSSSAGSVSLKSIGAESLYLSADELNDLLKSGKSPEYILATLTTTLAAAEQLEATTQANVEQSYKRVHSDIHLPTFIQTGDQVPFEVIEKLMTNKRLYNIIVQNYPDLLTRRRSEVNLNVEPSIANTLTEPAKMKLTVMAKKPKATAETENSKKADDVKHSQHNETTKNAVVNTTDAKTKQEKPMPTKAVPIEPPQQPGWLTRQINTDHHYLRDMALYKNTIMHRGAMMNIPRYKLRASSLPDIYRNSTWSLWSGSDDNKRWYDKLIDGFKSTFDFKMFTEFHFLIFNLASLILAVWAIIPYFFLKSYMTTMNIDGGATMISIVGIASGIGIVALGWAGDQPWLDVTKAFAVCLFICGISIGAYPLFITNYWALAVISTIFGLSYASSYSYTPAILIKLVPIDYFTLGYGLILLSQGLGHLIGPPLGGLLFDITNSWDITFYVGGVWVIIAGVCVGIIPYTENMRLCGSAPLLNDAEEAQSKKSVNV; encoded by the exons ATGGTCGGCAATGAAACTTACAAGTCCAACGGTGACACTCATACAGAAATCGGTCAAGATTTGAAGGACATCAACAAAATAAACTCGattaaattagaaattaataaagaaatagtaCCTCATTACACTAAGGACGATTCGCCTCCAGGAGAGCGTGTTAAGTTTGAAGGTCTGGAAGACCTCGATAGTATATTTTCAGAAGAAGATGCTGATAAATTGCCACCTATCCCTGATGGAGGGTGGGGATGGGTCGTTGTCTTCGCTGCATTCCTAACATCTGCTTGTGCGGACGGCCTGGCATACTCCTTCGGTATTTTACACGAAGAATTCACGAACTACTTCAATGAATCACAATCAAAGACCTCACTGATCGGTAGCTTGTTCATCTCCATACCTTTAATATCAGGTCCGATAATGAGTGCTCTAGTCGACAGGTACGGTTGCAGAGTCATGACAATGGTTGCGGCTTTACTGTCAACTGTTGGTTTCTTATTGGCTGCCTTAAGTAATTCAGTGGAAATGTTGTGTTTGACTCTTGGTGTTATCAGTGGTTTGGCGATgggaatattttatgtaacctCAGTAGTTGCGGTTGCATTTTGGTTCGATAAGAGAAGAACCCTCGCAGTATCTATAGCGTCGTGTGGTATCGGATTTGGTACATTAATATATTCGCCGCTAACTGATTTCTTTATACAGCTTTATGATTGGAGAAATACACTTGTATTACTAGCTGGTAcgattttaaatgtatgtgtCTGCGGTGCTCTTATGAGAGATCCAGATtggataataattaaagaaagaaGAGAAAAGAAACAAGCTAAAACAAGGTCCCGAAAATCATCAAGTGCTGGCTCTGTCTCTTTGAAATCAATTGGTGCCGAGTCATTGTATCTGAGTGCAGATGAACTTAATGACTTACTCAAAAGTGGTAAGAGTCCAGAGTATATTTTGGCAACGTTGACGACAACACTAGCCGCAGCTGAGCAGCTGGAGGCAACAACACAAGCGAACGTTGAACAGTCTTATAAAAGGGTACATTCGGACATACATTTGCCGACATTTATACAAACAGGCGACCAG GTTCCATTTGAGGTTATCGAAAAGCTAATGACTAACAAACGTCTATACAATATAATCGTACAAAATTATCCCGATTTACTCACAAGACGACGATCGGAAGTGAATTTAAACGTGGAACCTTCCATAGCGAATACGCTGACGGAACCAGCTAAAATGAAATTAACGGTGATGGCAAAAAAACCTAAAGCAACAGCAGAAACTGAAAATTCCAAAAAAGCTGATGACGTAAAACATAGTCAACATAATGAAACGACAAAGAATGCTGTAGTAAATACAACGGATGCCAAAACAAAACAAGAGAAGCCAATGCCAACCAAGGCTGTTCCCATCGAGCCTCCTCAGCAACCGGGTTGGTTGACGAGACAAATCAACACAGATCATCATTATTTGAGGGACATGGCGTTATATAAGAATACGATCATGCATCGTGGAGCGATGATGAACATACCGAGATATAAGCTGCGGGCTTCGTCGTTACCTGATATTTACAGGAATTCCACTTGGTCATTGTGGTCGGGTTCCGACGATAATAAG agATGGTACGACAAACTTATCGACGGCTTCAAAAGCACCTTCGATTTCAAGATGTTCACTGAGTTTCACTTCCTCATTTTCAACCTGGCGTCCCTCATCCTCGCGGTGTGGGCCATCATCCCTTACTTCTTCCTGAAGTCCTATATGACAACTATGAATATAGATGGAGGAGCCACGATGATCAGTATTGTTGGTATCGCGAGTGGGATTGGAATT GTTGCGTTGGGCTGGGCTGGTGACCAACCTTGGCTGGATGTAACGAAAGCATTTGCGGTATGCCTTTTTATCTGTGGCATCTCTATCGGCGCATACCCTCTATTTATCACCAACTATTGGGCTCTCGCCGTGATATCCACAATATTCGGGCTCTCATATGCCAGCTCGTATTCTTACACGCCAgctattttgataaaattggtgCCTATTGACTATTTCACCCTCGGTTATGGTCTTATCTTGCTGAGTCAAGGGCTTGGACATCTCATTGGTCCTCCACTTGGAG GTCTTCTTTTTGACATAACGAATAGTTGGGATATTACATTCTACGTCGGCGGTGTGTGGGTGATAATTGCGGGAGTCTGCGTTGGTATCATTCCCTATACGGAGAACATGCGTCTGTGTGGTTCGGCGCCACTGCTTAATGATGCTGAGGAAGCTCAAAGCAAGAAGTCTGTGAACGTGTAA
- the LOC124534853 gene encoding putative nuclease HARBI1 — translation MADKPPEDGYISVVDEEPVFFELLKWDSSQSQKQHEPRSLEKAKSPEKSVPKPKDDSDPFDLSDSAFIDSYRLSKDLARSLCEELKPVMPESTKSIEFSVESKVMATLSFYATGKYQKSIGGRTDPNITQYFVSTAVIQVTEAMNHPTIVKKYIHFPHLRNEREVVKNGFYMKYGIPNVVGCVDCMHVPIARPDDDQKKHFNKSYHSKKVQIISDSNMNITSVDATPGGALSHDAALARHAVRIDLQSLNHAREMVWLLGGAHYSQKPYIMVPVPKITKKSPVSPEKYYTNMHAQAHSVVTETIKQLKSRWKCLQATCNKQFDPPTVAMMVVACCVLHNICNSHGLPVVQMTQTEERLEAMKQRVANTPISRKQVEDPSGVQARAVLIERLWNERRVTPESCSNTKKRMSKKDRILESHQPHHHPHQMAPPQSLHEDPKRPRLVMNNPYGLGVGVAPGWGHYPQH, via the exons ATGGCAGATAAACCGCCAGAAGATGGATACATATCCGTAGTTGATGAAGAACCAGTATTTTTTGAGCTACTTAAGTGGGATTCGTCTCAATCGCAAAAGCAACATGAGCCTCGGAGTTTAGAAAAAGCAAAAAGTCCAGAGAAAAGCGTGCCGAAGCCTAAAGACGACTCGGATCCGTTTGATTTGAGTGATAGCGCTTTTATAGACTCCTACCGACTTTCAAAAGATCTGGCGCGAAGCCTTTGTGAGGAACTAAAACCTGTTATGCCGGAATCTACTAAATCTATTGAATTCTCAGTAGAGAGTAAG GTCATGGCGACACTCTCTTTCTATGCAACGGGTAAATACCAAAAGTCAATAGGCGGCAGAACAGACCCCAACATAACACAGTACTTTGTGTCAACAGCAGTGATACAAGTAACGGAGGCCATGAATCATccgacaattgttaaaaaatatatacattttcctCACTTGAGGAACGAAAGAGAAGTTGTTAAAAATgg TTTTTACATGAAATATGGTATACCCAATGTGGTTGGTTGTGTGGACTGCATGCATGTTCCGATCGCTAGACCGGACGATGATCAGAAGAAGCATTTCAACAAATCATATCATTCCAAGAAAGTTCAAATT ATCAGCGACAGTAACATGAATATAACGAGCGTGGACGCGACCCCGGGCGGAGCGCTGTCTCACGACGCGGCTCTGGCGCGGCACGCCGTTCGCATCGACTTGCAGAGTCTCAACCATGCCCGAGAGATGGTCTGGTTGCTCG GTGGTGCACATTACTCTCAGAAGCCGTATATAATGGTACCAGTAccgaaaataactaaaaaatctCCAGTGTCGCCTGAGAAGTATTACACAAACATGCATGCCCAGGCTCACAGTGTTGTAACGGAAacgattaaacaattaaaatctcgATGGAAATGCCTTCAAGCAACATGTAATAAACAATTTGATCCCCCAACAGTGGCCATGATGGTTGTAGCCTGCTGTGttctacataatatatgtaattcacACGGATTGCCTGTTGTGCAAATGACCCAGACTGAAGAAAGATTGGAGGCAATGAAACAAAGAGTGGCCAACACTCCAATATCTCGTAAACAAGTTGAAGACCCAAGTGGTGTACAAGCGAGGGCCGTGTTGATTGAACGTCTGTGGAATGAAAGGAGAGTAACACCGGAATCTTGCTCAAATACTAAGAAGAGAATGTCAAAAAAGGATAGAATATTGGAATCTCATCAGCCTCATCATCACCCCCACCAAATGGCACCACCACAGAGCTTGCATGAAGATCCTAAAAGGCCCAGGCTGGTTATGAATAATCCATATGGTTTAGGTGTAGGAGTGGCCCCCGGGTGGGGGCACTATCCTCAACATTAA